One genomic region from Pagrus major chromosome 24, Pma_NU_1.0 encodes:
- the f7l gene encoding coagulation factor VII produces MASINGETKCLFFLRLLIASIPACTGFPGGVFVSRPEANVFLHRTRRANFLLEELKRGNLERECLEEKCSYEEAKEIFALPQQLEAFWRMYTAVDHCQSSPCKNGATCTRLDDTYVCKCSPGFHGYNCDKARATSHSCRFRNGGCEHFCRDLPDRSRVCFCSPGYRLDQDNSTCLPQDRVACGRPLMFFAPRVVNGQTCPKGHCPWQALLTSTNHSCGGIVLSDQWILTAAHCVWRKPAADLQVVVGEHDLMVDEKTEQKRRVVKMVIHRNYNQSSSDTDLAMLRLHRPIKLGLFVVPICLPAQNSTFSRTLATIRQSTVSGWGRLSRHGVSSRVLQRLVLPRVPLQECRLHTSLNITRNMLCAGFKTGGKDACQGDSGGPLVTRYKKTWFLTGVVSWGKGCANENLYGVYTRVSNFLGWINDIMSTG; encoded by the exons ATGGCGTCGATCAACGGAGAAACGAAGTGTCTCTTCTTCCTACGACTCCTCATTGCgtctatcccagcatgcactgggttTCCTGGAG GAGTGTTTGTGAGCAGACCAGAGGCCAACGTCTTCCTGCATCGTACTCGTCGGGCAAACTTCCTgttggaggagctgaagagagGAAACCTGGAGCGGGAGTGTCTGGAGGAGAAATGTTCGTACGAGGAGGCCAAAGAGATCTTCGCCCTGCCGCAGCAGCTG GAAGCCTTCTGGAGGATGTACACAG CGGTGGATCACTGCCAGTCGTCTCCCTGTAAGAACGGAGCCACCTGCACTCGCCTCGACGACACCTACGTCTGCAAGTGTTCACCTGGTTTCCATGGATACAACTGTGACAAAG CACGTGCGACGTCCCACAGCTGTCGCTTCAGAAACGGAGgatgtgaacatttctgcagagATTTGCCGGATCGCTCTCGCGTCTGTTTCTGCTCTCCCGGTTACCGTCTGGATCAGGACAACAGCACCTGCCTGCCTCAAG ATAGGGTGGCCTGTGGAAGACCTCTGATGTTCTTTGCCCCCAGGGTTGTTAACGGGCAGACCTGCCCCAAAGGACACTGTCCATGGCAG GCTCTGCTGACCTCCACTAATCACTCATGTGGAGGGATCGTCCTGTCAGATCAGTGGATTTTAACTGCAGCTCACTGCGTTTGGAGAAAACCTGCTGCCGACCTCCAAGTCGTCGTGG GTGAACATGACCTTATGGTGGATGAGAAGACTGAGCAGAAGCGACGTGTGGTCAAAATGGTGATCCACCGCAACTACAACCAGTCCAGCTCCGACACCGACCTGGCCATGCTGAGGCTCCACCGCCCCATCAAACTAGGTCTCTTTGTGGTTCCCATCTGCCTTCCCGCCCAGAACAGCACCTTCAGCCGAACTCTGGCGACCATCCGTCAATCCACCGTGTCCGGCTGGGGCCGCCTGTCGCGACACGGTGTTTCATCCAGAGTCCTCCAGCGGCTGGTGCTGCCGAGGGTCCCGCTGCAGGAGTGTCGCCTCCACACCAGTCTCAACATCACCAGGAACATGCTCTGCGCTGGTTTTAAGACCGGCGGCAAGGACGCCTGCCAGGGTGACAGCGGTGGACCTCTGGTGACACGCTACAAGAAAACCTGGTTCCTGACGGGTGTGGTGAGCTGGGGAAAAGGGTGCGCCAACGAAAACCTGTACGGCGTCTACACCAGAGTCAGCAACTTCCTGGGCTGGATCAATGATATCATGTCCACTGGCTGA
- the LOC141020344 gene encoding uncharacterized protein isoform X2 produces the protein MTLYRLRFLELTHTDHRTAAPGEMAQVRRSVGEALWAMCAADSMSMPVHWYYDIDVIRRDFGGWISSFNSPRSRHPSSILNLSNTSSGRTAWSSGAKRPDVVGNVILHDKLNLWTASNGSVHYHQGLQSGENTLNVLCSLRAARSLVSGRFTDVSQPDARAAVLSDYVHFLTTPGSHQDTYAESFHRSFFADWQDTRPTSPSQVLKFAEKRSRRMLSSSFADGQLDAIGCLPMTLPFILLSASANEERALSAAVEFVKLTHPHPKVPEYVSIYSRALHAVLGGASVRQQAEHALRRLDAWDTCQSYSRKAARFVAASQERLKVHQSAVNYLGLACYTKGALSSLFYLAHEFHDDPRGGILANTNCGGENCNRGAALGALLGAAAAYSGAVIPQEWKDELRDGQELIPDILKELQ, from the exons ATGACCCTCTACCGGCTTCGTTTCCTCGAGTTGACCCACACGGACCACCGTACTGCTGCGCCGG GTGAGATGGCTCAGGTGCGGCGGTCCGTCGGCGAGGCGTTGTGGGCGATGTGTGCGGCCGACTCCATGTCGATGCCGGTCCACTGGTACTACGACATCGACGTCATCAGGAGGGACTTTGGCGGCTGGATCTCCAGCTTCAACTCGCCCAGAAGCAGACACCCGTCCAGTATCCTCAACCTCTCCAACACCA GCAGCGGTCGGACCGCCTGGTCGTCCGGCGCCAAGCGGCCTGACGTGGTCGGTAACGTGATCCTCCACGATAAACTGAACCTGTGGACGGCCTCCAACGGATCGGTCCACTATCATCAAG GTCTTCAGTCCGGTGAAAACACCCTGAACGTCCTCTGTTCTCTCCGAGCGGCTCGCTCACTCGTCTCCGGGCGTTTCACGGACGTCTCTCAGCCGGACGCTCGAGCCGCCGTGCTGTCAGACTACGTCCACTTCCTGACCACGCCCGGCTCGCACCAGGACACCTACGCAGAGTCCTTCCACCGCTCGTTCTTCGCAGACTGGCAGGACACCAGGCCGACGTCACCTAGTCAG GTTCTGAAGTTTGCAGAAAAACGCTCCAGACGGATGTTGAGCTCCTCGTTCGCTGACGGCCAGCTGGACGCCATCGGCTGCCTTCCCATGACCCTCCCCTTCATCCTGCTGTCTGCCTCGGCCAATGAGGAGCGAGCA CTCTCGGCAGCAGTGGAGTTTGTGAAGCTCACCCACCCCCACCCGAAGGTGCCCGAGTACGTGTCGATATACAGCCGGGCGCTGCACGCCGTGCTGGGCGGAGCCAGCGTTCGGCAGCAGGCGGAGCACGCTCTGAGGAGGCTGGACGCCTGGGACACCTGCCAGAGCTACAGCCGCAAGGCCGCCAG gtttGTGGCGGCGTCGCAGGAGCGGCTGAAGGTGCATCAGAGCGCGGTGAACTACCTCGGCCTGGCCTGCTACACTAAAG GAGCTCTGTCCAGCCTCTTTTATCTGGCTCACGAGTTCCACGACGACCCCAGAGGAGGAATCCTGGCCAACACCAACTGTGGAG GTGAGAACTGTAACCGCGGCGCGGCGCTGGGAGCCTTGCTGGGGGCAGCGGCGGCGTACAGCGGCGCCGTCATCCCGCAGGAGTGGAAGGACGAACTGAGGGACGGCCAGGAGCTCATCCCCGACATCCTGAAGGAGCTGCAGTGA
- the LOC141020344 gene encoding uncharacterized protein isoform X1 yields the protein MTLYRLRFLELTHTDHRTAAPGEMAQVRRSVGEALWAMCAADSMSMPVHWYYDIDVIRRDFGGWISSFNSPRSRHPSSILNLSNTTGSGRTAWSSGAKRPDVVGNVILHDKLNLWTASNGSVHYHQGLQSGENTLNVLCSLRAARSLVSGRFTDVSQPDARAAVLSDYVHFLTTPGSHQDTYAESFHRSFFADWQDTRPTSPSQVLKFAEKRSRRMLSSSFADGQLDAIGCLPMTLPFILLSASANEERALSAAVEFVKLTHPHPKVPEYVSIYSRALHAVLGGASVRQQAEHALRRLDAWDTCQSYSRKAARFVAASQERLKVHQSAVNYLGLACYTKGALSSLFYLAHEFHDDPRGGILANTNCGGENCNRGAALGALLGAAAAYSGAVIPQEWKDELRDGQELIPDILKELQ from the exons ATGACCCTCTACCGGCTTCGTTTCCTCGAGTTGACCCACACGGACCACCGTACTGCTGCGCCGG GTGAGATGGCTCAGGTGCGGCGGTCCGTCGGCGAGGCGTTGTGGGCGATGTGTGCGGCCGACTCCATGTCGATGCCGGTCCACTGGTACTACGACATCGACGTCATCAGGAGGGACTTTGGCGGCTGGATCTCCAGCTTCAACTCGCCCAGAAGCAGACACCCGTCCAGTATCCTCAACCTCTCCAACACCA CAGGCAGCGGTCGGACCGCCTGGTCGTCCGGCGCCAAGCGGCCTGACGTGGTCGGTAACGTGATCCTCCACGATAAACTGAACCTGTGGACGGCCTCCAACGGATCGGTCCACTATCATCAAG GTCTTCAGTCCGGTGAAAACACCCTGAACGTCCTCTGTTCTCTCCGAGCGGCTCGCTCACTCGTCTCCGGGCGTTTCACGGACGTCTCTCAGCCGGACGCTCGAGCCGCCGTGCTGTCAGACTACGTCCACTTCCTGACCACGCCCGGCTCGCACCAGGACACCTACGCAGAGTCCTTCCACCGCTCGTTCTTCGCAGACTGGCAGGACACCAGGCCGACGTCACCTAGTCAG GTTCTGAAGTTTGCAGAAAAACGCTCCAGACGGATGTTGAGCTCCTCGTTCGCTGACGGCCAGCTGGACGCCATCGGCTGCCTTCCCATGACCCTCCCCTTCATCCTGCTGTCTGCCTCGGCCAATGAGGAGCGAGCA CTCTCGGCAGCAGTGGAGTTTGTGAAGCTCACCCACCCCCACCCGAAGGTGCCCGAGTACGTGTCGATATACAGCCGGGCGCTGCACGCCGTGCTGGGCGGAGCCAGCGTTCGGCAGCAGGCGGAGCACGCTCTGAGGAGGCTGGACGCCTGGGACACCTGCCAGAGCTACAGCCGCAAGGCCGCCAG gtttGTGGCGGCGTCGCAGGAGCGGCTGAAGGTGCATCAGAGCGCGGTGAACTACCTCGGCCTGGCCTGCTACACTAAAG GAGCTCTGTCCAGCCTCTTTTATCTGGCTCACGAGTTCCACGACGACCCCAGAGGAGGAATCCTGGCCAACACCAACTGTGGAG GTGAGAACTGTAACCGCGGCGCGGCGCTGGGAGCCTTGCTGGGGGCAGCGGCGGCGTACAGCGGCGCCGTCATCCCGCAGGAGTGGAAGGACGAACTGAGGGACGGCCAGGAGCTCATCCCCGACATCCTGAAGGAGCTGCAGTGA
- the LOC141020344 gene encoding uncharacterized protein isoform X3, translating to MTGEMAQVRRSVGEALWAMCAADSMSMPVHWYYDIDVIRRDFGGWISSFNSPRSRHPSSILNLSNTTGSGRTAWSSGAKRPDVVGNVILHDKLNLWTASNGSVHYHQGLQSGENTLNVLCSLRAARSLVSGRFTDVSQPDARAAVLSDYVHFLTTPGSHQDTYAESFHRSFFADWQDTRPTSPSQVLKFAEKRSRRMLSSSFADGQLDAIGCLPMTLPFILLSASANEERALSAAVEFVKLTHPHPKVPEYVSIYSRALHAVLGGASVRQQAEHALRRLDAWDTCQSYSRKAARFVAASQERLKVHQSAVNYLGLACYTKGALSSLFYLAHEFHDDPRGGILANTNCGGENCNRGAALGALLGAAAAYSGAVIPQEWKDELRDGQELIPDILKELQ from the exons ATGACAG GTGAGATGGCTCAGGTGCGGCGGTCCGTCGGCGAGGCGTTGTGGGCGATGTGTGCGGCCGACTCCATGTCGATGCCGGTCCACTGGTACTACGACATCGACGTCATCAGGAGGGACTTTGGCGGCTGGATCTCCAGCTTCAACTCGCCCAGAAGCAGACACCCGTCCAGTATCCTCAACCTCTCCAACACCA CAGGCAGCGGTCGGACCGCCTGGTCGTCCGGCGCCAAGCGGCCTGACGTGGTCGGTAACGTGATCCTCCACGATAAACTGAACCTGTGGACGGCCTCCAACGGATCGGTCCACTATCATCAAG GTCTTCAGTCCGGTGAAAACACCCTGAACGTCCTCTGTTCTCTCCGAGCGGCTCGCTCACTCGTCTCCGGGCGTTTCACGGACGTCTCTCAGCCGGACGCTCGAGCCGCCGTGCTGTCAGACTACGTCCACTTCCTGACCACGCCCGGCTCGCACCAGGACACCTACGCAGAGTCCTTCCACCGCTCGTTCTTCGCAGACTGGCAGGACACCAGGCCGACGTCACCTAGTCAG GTTCTGAAGTTTGCAGAAAAACGCTCCAGACGGATGTTGAGCTCCTCGTTCGCTGACGGCCAGCTGGACGCCATCGGCTGCCTTCCCATGACCCTCCCCTTCATCCTGCTGTCTGCCTCGGCCAATGAGGAGCGAGCA CTCTCGGCAGCAGTGGAGTTTGTGAAGCTCACCCACCCCCACCCGAAGGTGCCCGAGTACGTGTCGATATACAGCCGGGCGCTGCACGCCGTGCTGGGCGGAGCCAGCGTTCGGCAGCAGGCGGAGCACGCTCTGAGGAGGCTGGACGCCTGGGACACCTGCCAGAGCTACAGCCGCAAGGCCGCCAG gtttGTGGCGGCGTCGCAGGAGCGGCTGAAGGTGCATCAGAGCGCGGTGAACTACCTCGGCCTGGCCTGCTACACTAAAG GAGCTCTGTCCAGCCTCTTTTATCTGGCTCACGAGTTCCACGACGACCCCAGAGGAGGAATCCTGGCCAACACCAACTGTGGAG GTGAGAACTGTAACCGCGGCGCGGCGCTGGGAGCCTTGCTGGGGGCAGCGGCGGCGTACAGCGGCGCCGTCATCCCGCAGGAGTGGAAGGACGAACTGAGGGACGGCCAGGAGCTCATCCCCGACATCCTGAAGGAGCTGCAGTGA